Genomic window (Streptococcus porcinus):
GCGATAGCAATGGCCATTCTACTATCAGTAACAGTATCCATAGCAGCACTAATAATAGGAATATTTAATGTTAAATTTTTAGCTAACTTTGTTTGCATGTTAACTTCATTTGGCAAAACATGGCTTTCAGCTGGAATAAGTAGTACATCATCAAAAGTGAAGCCTTTTTTTAAAAATTTAGTGTCCCAATTCGACATTCAAATAATCCTCTTTCTTTGTTTTCCATGGTTTTAGCCTAGTCATTTTTGTTGTTACTATCATATCATGCTAAATAGATTTGTCAATAAATAGAGTATAATTTATATGTCTATAAGTTGTTTTATTTCATAATTTCTCTCTTCTTTTTTTAGAAATAGATTCCCACCATAAGCAAAAAGTCAATTCCTTAGAACTGACTTCTCCTTTTACTAAAAATAGTTTATCCCCATTGCAGACTTTACTTCTGATAAGGTCTGTGCAGCGACTCTTTGAGCATCTTGACTACCTTTTTCTAACATTCTAAAAACTTCACCCATATCTTGTGAATATTCTAATCTCCTCTCACGAATAGGTGTCAATTCACGTTCAAGAATGTCTAATAAGAAGCGTTTAGTCTTTACATCACCTAAACCACCTTTTTGATAGTGCTCTTTCATCGCCTGAATATCAGCTTGGTCTTCTTCTCTACCAAAAATATCAAGATAGTGGAATACCATATTGCCCTCAATTTGCCCAGGATCTGTTACTCTTATATGATTTGGATCAGTGTACATACTCATAACTTTTTTCTGTACGGTATCTGCATCATCAGATAAGTAAATACCATTTCCTAGCGATTTAGACATTTTTGCATTACCATCTAAACCAGGTAGGCGACCCGCACTTTCATTTTCGGGATATAGTCCTTCCGGTTCAACAAGACAATCCGTTTTATAAGTAAAATTAAAACTTCTAACAATCTCTCTAGTTTGCTCAATCATTGGTTTTTGGTCATTGCCAACTGGAACTAGATTTGCTTTAAATGCTGTAATATCAGCTGCTTGAGAAATTGGATATACTAAAAAACCACTAGGAATACTTTCTCCAAAACCTTTTTGAGCAATTTCTGTTTTCACTGTTGGATTACGTTCCAATCTTGCTAAGGAAACAAGATTCATATAATACATCGTCAATTCTGCTAATTCAGGAATTTGACTTTGAATAAAAATAGTTGATTTTGCTGGATCTAAACCAACAGAAAGATAATCTAGCGCTACATTTCCAATTGAATTTCTGATTAATTCTGATTCCTTGGCATGGTCAGTTAGAGCTTGTTGATCAGCAAGAAACACAAACATTTGATACTTAGCTTCATTTTGTAAAACAACTCGACTTTTTAGACTTCCGACATAGTGACCTAAGTGTAATTTACCAGTCGGTCGATCGCCAGTTAAAATAATTGGTTTTTTCATTTTTCTCCTTTTCACATATAAAAATCCCCACACAAAAACTTGCGTGAGGGCGTTATTAGTCGCGGTGCCACCTCAGTTGATATTCTAAAATATCATCTCTGTCTTCTCGGATTAAGAAGCAGCACAATAAGGTGTGCCAATCCCGTAAGTTATTGTTTCCTTACAAAAATGTCCATCAGCCCATTTCACTAATTGTGTTACTAGTTCACAGCGACCACTAGCTCTCTAAAAACACGCTAAAAGCTACTCTTCTAATTCACAACCATTCTATGAAAATTTAGAATATTTGTCAACTTCCTTTTATTTTAAAAAATATGCTTGACTCATAAGGGAGTTTTAAGAGATAATGTTGCTCTAGTCTTTTTATTAATAAATGTAAGGAGAAAACTGCTAATGGAAAAAAAGGTAAGGGATATCCTATATGTCACATTAGGGTCTTTTATTACTGCAATAGGTTTTAATACAATGTTTGTCCATAATAATATTGCTTCAGGTGGTATGGTCGGAATTTCAGTTGTTATCAAAGAACTTCTTGGAATTAGCCCATCGCTTTTTTTAATGGTTAGTAATATCCCTTTATTGCTCTTATGTTATTTTTTCTTAGGAAAACAAACTTTTGTTAAAACACTATATGGATCATGGATTTATCCTATTGCCATCAGGTTTACAAGTTTTTTACCTACTCTAACTCATAATCAATTATTAGCAGCAATTTTTGGAGGAATTATTGTCGGAATTGGTTTAGGAATGGTATTTTGGGGAAATTCTTCAACTGGGGGTACCGGTATTTTAACTCAAATTTTACATAAACATTCACCTCTAACTTTAGGCGTTGCAATGACGATTGTCGACGGTATTAGTGTCTTGATGGGATTTATGTCATTAAGTGCTGATGATGTTATGTATTCAACAATTGGTCTATTAGTAATTGGTTACGTTATTTCTGTAATGGAAAATGGTTTCGATTCCTCAAAAAATATAATGATTATTTCAAGAGAATATTTAACCATTAAAGATTACATTACAAAAGTGATGGATCGCGGGGTTACTAAAATTCCAATTCGTGGTGGTTATACAACTTCTGATAAAGTCATGTTGATGACTGTTGTCTCAACCTATGAACTACCTAGTTTACAAGAAAAAATACTCGAAATTGATGATACTGCATTTTTAGTTGTTATGCCTGCAGCACAAGTTATGGGACGCGGATTTAGTGTCACAAAACAATATAAAAGAGAAGATGAAGATATTCTACTCCCTATGTAAAACAAGCCCCTTTCCAATTGAAAAAAGAGGGGTTTTTAGATACAATGGGATTTAGACAAATAATTATGAGGTGACGAATTGCTTACAGTTTCTGATGTATCACTACGTTTTAGTGACCGAAAACTTTTTGATGAAGTTAATATTAAATTTACTCCTGGTAATACCTATGGGTTGATTGGCGCAAATGGTGCAGGAAAATCAACCTTCTTAAAAATTCTAGCTGGTGATGTGGAACCATCTACCGGTCATATTTCTCTGGGTCAAGATGAACGTCTTTCTGTTCTTCGTCAAAACCACTTTGATTATGAAGAAGAGCGTGTTATTGATGTTGTTATTATGGGAAATGAACAACTCTATAATATCATGAAAGAAAAAGATGCTATCTACATGAAAGAAGATTTTTCAGAAGAAGATGGTGTTCGTGCTGCTGAATTAGAAGGTATTTTTGCAGAGCTTGGCGGGTGGGAAGCAGAGAGTGAAGCTTCTCAGTTACTTCAAAACTTAAATATTGCTGAAGAGTTACACTACCAAACAATGAGTGAGTTAGCAAATGGTGATAAAGTTAAAGTTCTCTTAGCAAAAGCTTTATTTGGTAAGCCTGATGTTCTCTTGTTAGATGAACCTACTAATGGTCTTGATATTCAGTCAATTTCTTGGCTCGAAGACTTCTTAATTGATTTTGAAAATACAGTAATTGTTGTATCACACGATCGACACTTCTTAAATAAAGTCTGTACCCATATGGCAGACTTGGATTTTGGAAAAATTAAACTGTATGTAGGAAATTATGATTTCTGGAAACAATCTTCCGAACTAGCAGCACGTTTACAATCTGACCGAAATGCTAAAGCAGAAGAAAAAATTAAAGAATTACAAGAGTTTGTTGCTCGTTTCTCAGCAAATGCATCGAAATCAAAACAAGCAACGTCTCGTAAAAAAATGCTTGATAAGATTGAATTAGAGGAAATTGTTCCTTCAAGTCGTAAATATCCATTTATCAACTTTAAGGCCGAGCGTGAAATGGGAAATGATTTTTTAACAGTTGAAAATCTATCAGTCACAATTGATGGCGAAAAAATACTTGATAATATTAATTTTATTCTTCGTCCGGGCGATAAGGTTGCATTAATTGGGCAAAATGACATTCAAACAACCGCTTTAATGCGTGCTTTAATGGACGATATCGATTATGAGGGAACTGTTAAATGGGGAGTTACCACAAGCCGATCTTATCTACCAAAAGACAACTCAAAAGACTTTGCATCTGGAGAATCTATTCTAGAATGGTTGAGACAATTTGCTGCCAAAGGGGAAGATGACGATACTTTCTTACGTGGTTTTCTTGGTCGTATGCTCTTTTCAGGAGACGAAGTTAAAAAATCTGTTAACGTTCTCTCTGGTGGAGAAAAAGTACGTGTTATGCTATCTAAACTCATGCTCTTAAAGTCAAATGTTTTAATCTTAGATGATCCTACTAATCATTTGGATTTAGAATCAATTTCTAGCTTAAATGATGGCATTAAAGACTTTAAAGAATCTGTCATTTTCGCTAGTCATGATCATGAGTTTATTCAAACAATCGCAAATCATATCGTAGTTATTTCAAAAAATGGAGTCATTGATCGGATTGATGAAACATATGATGAATTCCTTGAAAATCAAGAAGTACAGGCAAAGGTTGCTGAACTTTGGAAATAGAACAATAAGGCGGTGACGCCTTATTGTTTTTTATCACCAACTAGAAAGAATAAGCTATGATTCAAAAAAAACATATTTCTACACTATTAGTTTATCTAGCAAGTTTTACCCTTCCAACTCTAATCATGTTTATAGTTCTACTTTCAAAAGGAATTTATTGGGGAAGTGGTAAAACTATTTTAGCCAGTGATGGATTTCATCAATATGTTATATTTGCTCAAACTCTTAGAAATATTTTACATGGCTCAGATAGTATCTTTTATACCTTTACAAGTGGTTTAGGGCTCAATTTTTATGCATTAATTAGCTATTACCTTGGGAGTTTCTTTTCTCCATTTGTTTATTTCTTTAATTTGAGGTCAATGCCGGATGCAATCTACTTATTTACCTTACTAAAATTTGGTTTAATCGGTCTATCAACCTACTTCTCTTTACATAATATTTACAGTAAAGTAAAGCCATATTTTATCTTAACTCTATCTACTTCATTTGCCTTAATGAGTTTTTTAACTAGTCAACTGGAAATTAACACTTGGCTGGATGTATTTATACTAATTCCTCTAATTATCCTCGGTTTACACCGACTCATCAATCAAAAAATTGGTTGCTATTATTTTACGCTTACTATTTTATTTATTCAAAATTATTATTTTGCCTATATGGTTTCTATCTTTTTGACAATATATTTACTTATACAGTTACTAAATCAAGAGACTTGTAAAGGGCGTGTCAAAACATTTTTAAGATTTGTAAACATTTCTATTCTTTCTGCCTTGTCTGCCTCGTTTATGCTTTTACCTACATATTTGGACTTACGCAATCAAGGAGAAAAGTTTACACCTATTTCAAAACTTATAACTGAAAATAGTTGGTCTCTTGATTTACTGTCAAAGTACGTTATAGGAACTTACGATACGACAAAATTTAATGCTATTCCCATGATTTTTGTAGGTTTACTACCTTTACTACTTACTGCTCTATATTTTACA
Coding sequences:
- the trpS gene encoding tryptophan--tRNA ligase, with protein sequence MKKPIILTGDRPTGKLHLGHYVGSLKSRVVLQNEAKYQMFVFLADQQALTDHAKESELIRNSIGNVALDYLSVGLDPAKSTIFIQSQIPELAELTMYYMNLVSLARLERNPTVKTEIAQKGFGESIPSGFLVYPISQAADITAFKANLVPVGNDQKPMIEQTREIVRSFNFTYKTDCLVEPEGLYPENESAGRLPGLDGNAKMSKSLGNGIYLSDDADTVQKKVMSMYTDPNHIRVTDPGQIEGNMVFHYLDIFGREEDQADIQAMKEHYQKGGLGDVKTKRFLLDILERELTPIRERRLEYSQDMGEVFRMLEKGSQDAQRVAAQTLSEVKSAMGINYF
- a CDS encoding YitT family protein, whose protein sequence is MEKKVRDILYVTLGSFITAIGFNTMFVHNNIASGGMVGISVVIKELLGISPSLFLMVSNIPLLLLCYFFLGKQTFVKTLYGSWIYPIAIRFTSFLPTLTHNQLLAAIFGGIIVGIGLGMVFWGNSSTGGTGILTQILHKHSPLTLGVAMTIVDGISVLMGFMSLSADDVMYSTIGLLVIGYVISVMENGFDSSKNIMIISREYLTIKDYITKVMDRGVTKIPIRGGYTTSDKVMLMTVVSTYELPSLQEKILEIDDTAFLVVMPAAQVMGRGFSVTKQYKREDEDILLPM
- a CDS encoding ATP-binding cassette domain-containing protein, with translation MLTVSDVSLRFSDRKLFDEVNIKFTPGNTYGLIGANGAGKSTFLKILAGDVEPSTGHISLGQDERLSVLRQNHFDYEEERVIDVVIMGNEQLYNIMKEKDAIYMKEDFSEEDGVRAAELEGIFAELGGWEAESEASQLLQNLNIAEELHYQTMSELANGDKVKVLLAKALFGKPDVLLLDEPTNGLDIQSISWLEDFLIDFENTVIVVSHDRHFLNKVCTHMADLDFGKIKLYVGNYDFWKQSSELAARLQSDRNAKAEEKIKELQEFVARFSANASKSKQATSRKKMLDKIELEEIVPSSRKYPFINFKAEREMGNDFLTVENLSVTIDGEKILDNINFILRPGDKVALIGQNDIQTTALMRALMDDIDYEGTVKWGVTTSRSYLPKDNSKDFASGESILEWLRQFAAKGEDDDTFLRGFLGRMLFSGDEVKKSVNVLSGGEKVRVMLSKLMLLKSNVLILDDPTNHLDLESISSLNDGIKDFKESVIFASHDHEFIQTIANHIVVISKNGVIDRIDETYDEFLENQEVQAKVAELWK